The following are encoded in a window of Clostridium thermarum genomic DNA:
- the glf gene encoding UDP-galactopyranose mutase, with protein MLKKYDYLIVGAGLFGSVFAYEATRLGKKCLVIDRRNHIGGNVYCENIEGINVHKYGAHIFHTSNKRIWEYVNRFAEFNRYTNSPIANYKGEIYNLPFNMNTFNKLWGVFTPEEAKNKIEEQRREAGISEPKNLEEQAISLVGTDIYQKLIQGYTEKQWGRSAKELPAFIITRLPVRFTYDNNYFNDRYQGIPEGGYNVIVENMLEGIEVRLNTDFFKNREELEGLANKIVFTGMIDEFYNYKFGRLEYRSLRFEHEILDMDNYQGNAVVNYTDRETPFTRIIEHKHFEFGTQEKTVITREYPAEWVPGDEPYYPINDEKNNELYKQYKQLAEKEENIIFGGRLADYKYYDMHHVIYHALKTVEKEFNLEDKMV; from the coding sequence ATGTTAAAAAAATACGATTATTTAATCGTCGGCGCTGGCTTATTCGGCTCAGTCTTTGCTTATGAGGCAACTAGGTTAGGAAAGAAATGCCTGGTGATAGACCGTAGAAATCATATTGGCGGCAACGTTTATTGCGAGAATATTGAAGGTATTAATGTACATAAGTATGGTGCCCATATATTTCATACCAGTAACAAAAGAATTTGGGAATATGTTAATAGATTCGCTGAGTTTAATAGATACACAAATTCACCTATAGCAAATTATAAGGGTGAAATATATAATTTACCCTTCAATATGAATACATTTAATAAGCTTTGGGGAGTGTTTACTCCTGAAGAAGCGAAAAATAAAATTGAAGAACAGAGAAGAGAAGCTGGTATATCTGAACCGAAAAATTTAGAAGAACAGGCAATTTCATTAGTGGGTACAGATATTTATCAAAAGCTCATCCAAGGGTATACAGAAAAGCAATGGGGAAGAAGTGCCAAGGAGCTGCCGGCTTTTATAATTACCAGACTGCCAGTTAGATTTACTTATGATAATAACTATTTTAACGACAGATATCAGGGAATACCTGAAGGTGGCTACAATGTTATAGTAGAAAATATGCTTGAAGGTATAGAAGTAAGACTAAATACCGATTTTTTTAAGAATAGAGAGGAATTAGAAGGACTGGCTAATAAGATCGTTTTTACAGGAATGATAGATGAATTTTATAACTATAAATTCGGCAGATTGGAATACAGAAGCTTACGATTTGAACATGAAATATTGGATATGGATAATTATCAGGGAAATGCAGTAGTAAACTATACAGACAGAGAAACACCTTTTACTCGTATAATAGAGCATAAGCATTTTGAGTTTGGAACTCAAGAAAAAACTGTTATAACCAGGGAATATCCTGCTGAATGGGTACCAGGAGATGAGCCATATTATCCAATAAATGACGAGAAAAATAATGAATTATATAAGCAATACAAACAGCTGGCTGAAAAAGAAGAAAACATAATTTTCGGGGGCAGGCTGGCAGATTATAAGTATTATGATATGCATCATGTAATTTATCATGCCTTAAAAACTGTGGAAAAAGAATTTAATCTGGAAGATAAAATGGTATAA
- the tnpA gene encoding IS66 family insertion sequence element accessory protein TnpA has protein sequence MTKLNMEDWQQLIADYRSSGLTGPVWCQQKQLSIHKLRYWINKFNKAEFKEEPRQQWVSVKTNLSITTTSITVKVGKAEISVSQDFDKELFADVVQSLLTLC, from the coding sequence TTGACAAAATTAAATATGGAAGATTGGCAGCAGCTCATTGCTGATTATAGATCTAGCGGCCTTACCGGGCCGGTATGGTGTCAGCAAAAACAATTGAGTATACACAAATTACGCTATTGGATTAACAAATTCAACAAAGCAGAGTTTAAAGAAGAACCAAGACAGCAGTGGGTTTCAGTAAAAACAAATTTATCTATAACAACAACATCTATTACTGTAAAAGTCGGTAAGGCTGAAATTTCAGTTTCGCAAGACTTCGATAAAGAACTCTTTGCAGATGTTGTCCAATCCCTATTAACTTTATGTTAA
- a CDS encoding ImmA/IrrE family metallo-endopeptidase, whose translation MRIGQKLKELGITYRDYPLNSIELLKSKFPDVILEITVFPSINMGGIFYRGKECSGIALNALRSEKGRNFDCMHEMIHYWYHPNSEAICFDSSFIKQNPGIEWEANEGAAYALMPPKLFAKKYFEFHGDVRALSDFFFVGEMAVKYRIENLGLPKLERPRIITPARQENKFTLLRKDPRRTLNEKARYCPVCRRLDINPAESYCKFCGEEVLAPVLGYYGINYRAGVPLGYRNKALICPGCGNGNIGSSDHCCSICGAYLYQECTDPRCDYSPDSNARYCSRCGQVTTFFRDKYLMSWEEEAELYIADHSKSM comes from the coding sequence ATGAGGATTGGTCAAAAACTAAAGGAACTTGGGATAACCTATAGGGATTATCCGCTGAATTCTATTGAACTGTTAAAGTCTAAGTTTCCGGATGTCATACTTGAAATAACAGTATTCCCCAGTATAAATATGGGTGGAATTTTTTACAGGGGTAAAGAATGTAGTGGAATTGCCCTTAATGCCCTCCGGTCTGAAAAAGGACGGAATTTTGACTGCATGCATGAAATGATCCACTATTGGTATCATCCCAATAGTGAAGCAATTTGCTTTGACAGCAGCTTTATCAAGCAAAACCCTGGCATTGAGTGGGAGGCCAACGAGGGTGCAGCCTATGCCTTGATGCCTCCAAAATTATTTGCCAAGAAGTATTTCGAGTTTCATGGGGATGTAAGGGCCCTTTCTGATTTTTTCTTTGTGGGTGAGATGGCTGTAAAATACCGCATTGAAAACCTAGGCCTGCCAAAGTTGGAGAGACCCAGGATTATAACACCTGCCAGGCAGGAGAACAAATTTACACTGCTGCGGAAGGATCCAAGGCGTACCCTGAATGAAAAAGCCAGATATTGTCCTGTTTGCAGGCGCCTTGATATAAACCCCGCAGAAAGCTATTGTAAGTTTTGCGGAGAAGAGGTTTTGGCTCCGGTGCTGGGTTACTACGGTATCAACTATAGGGCCGGAGTGCCACTGGGGTATAGGAATAAGGCTCTTATCTGTCCAGGGTGCGGCAACGGAAATATAGGCTCCTCTGATCACTGCTGCAGTATATGCGGTGCCTACCTATATCAGGAGTGCACTGACCCTAGGTGTGATTACAGTCCTGACAGCAATGCCCGGTATTGTTCAAGATGCGGACAAGTTACTACATTCTTTAGGGACAAGTATCTTATGAGCTGGGAAGAGGAAGCAGAATTGTACATAGCAGACCATAGTAAGTCCATGTGA
- the tnpB gene encoding IS66 family insertion sequence element accessory protein TnpB (TnpB, as the term is used for proteins encoded by IS66 family insertion elements, is considered an accessory protein, since TnpC, encoded by a neighboring gene, is a DDE family transposase.): MLNLKQTSNVFLAAGSTDMRKSIDGLAIIVQMNFKLDPFSDALFVFCNAKRDKLKLLYWERNGFWLYYRRLEKGRFKWPNNSKDKVIHVTERELRWLLDGLDINQKGVHRDIMQRKII; encoded by the coding sequence ATGTTAAACCTAAAGCAGACTTCTAATGTATTTTTGGCTGCTGGAAGTACTGATATGAGAAAATCTATTGACGGTCTCGCCATCATCGTTCAGATGAATTTTAAGTTAGATCCATTCTCTGATGCACTTTTTGTATTCTGCAACGCTAAACGCGACAAACTCAAGTTGCTCTATTGGGAGCGGAATGGATTCTGGCTTTACTATCGCCGTTTGGAAAAAGGTCGCTTTAAGTGGCCTAATAATTCTAAAGACAAAGTTATACATGTAACGGAGCGGGAGCTCCGCTGGCTTTTAGATGGACTGGATATTAACCAAAAGGGAGTACATCGTGATATTATGCAGAGAAAAATCATTTGA
- a CDS encoding sigma-70 family RNA polymerase sigma factor — translation MNHYMDHYEIEAAVIRAKNGDQAELLKLMEHYKPFIIKTARRFYIKNYDLHDLIQIGYIAVMNAVAKYKTGSNTFTKYATKAIKNYIVHTLVKNSKYKDELSLNISLMPEENAAEEFIDYVEGGEEPEKLLVAREEISSLRKAIADLPEDEKSLIVNVYYRKLPLTTYAVKNGLTYKQARRRKDKALRRLNFLSFTIHDKHLSF, via the coding sequence ATGAATCACTATATGGATCACTATGAAATTGAAGCAGCTGTAATAAGGGCTAAAAATGGAGATCAAGCTGAACTCTTAAAGCTCATGGAACACTATAAACCCTTTATAATTAAAACTGCAAGAAGGTTTTACATAAAAAATTATGATTTGCATGACCTGATACAGATCGGTTATATTGCCGTCATGAATGCTGTGGCAAAATATAAAACAGGGTCTAACACCTTCACAAAATATGCCACCAAGGCCATAAAAAATTATATTGTACACACATTGGTGAAGAATTCAAAGTATAAAGATGAACTCAGCCTAAATATCAGCCTCATGCCGGAGGAAAATGCAGCGGAAGAATTCATTGACTATGTAGAGGGCGGGGAAGAACCGGAAAAGCTATTAGTGGCAAGAGAAGAAATAAGTAGCTTAAGAAAGGCCATTGCAGACCTCCCTGAGGATGAAAAGTCCCTGATTGTCAATGTATACTACAGGAAACTTCCCCTTACAACCTATGCGGTCAAAAATGGTCTAACCTACAAGCAGGCCAGACGAAGAAAAGACAAGGCTCTAAGAAGACTTAATTTTCTTTCTTTTACTATTCATGACAAACACCTTTCATTCTAA
- a CDS encoding ATP-binding protein, whose protein sequence is MIGDETKRKLRELNLDELVDIFKIQDDDQPLYSAMTFDERITLAIDSLYQDKNNKRSIRLIKQAKFRFTDADVNSIYYADRGLDKNQIIELSTCQYMRNNFSLVLNGFTGSGKTFLACALGKAACRQLYRVRYIRVPELLELRAEATLQGKGISKLVSKFSNYNLLILDEWLLQELTDDDVRFIFELTEKRYDCHSTLFCTQYKVSDWHTRLGGGTMADAILDRIVHKSIRIDTGNMNMREHFSTK, encoded by the coding sequence ATGATAGGTGATGAAACAAAACGCAAGCTTCGAGAGTTAAACCTTGATGAACTGGTTGATATATTTAAAATACAGGATGACGATCAACCGCTCTACTCAGCCATGACCTTTGACGAAAGAATTACTTTAGCTATTGATAGTCTCTATCAGGATAAAAACAATAAGCGCTCAATACGTCTAATAAAGCAAGCCAAATTCAGATTTACTGATGCAGATGTAAACTCAATTTACTATGCGGATAGGGGGCTTGATAAAAATCAAATTATTGAGCTTTCAACCTGCCAATACATGCGTAACAACTTTAGCCTTGTGCTTAATGGCTTCACAGGCTCTGGTAAGACTTTTCTAGCTTGCGCATTGGGCAAAGCTGCATGCAGACAGTTATATCGAGTACGCTATATAAGAGTGCCAGAGCTTCTGGAGCTTCGTGCTGAGGCAACTTTACAAGGCAAAGGGATCAGTAAGCTAGTAAGCAAATTTTCTAACTACAACCTCTTGATTCTGGATGAATGGCTCCTTCAAGAATTAACCGATGATGATGTCAGATTCATTTTTGAACTTACTGAGAAGCGCTATGATTGTCACTCCACCTTGTTTTGCACTCAGTACAAAGTGTCAGATTGGCATACTCGCTTAGGGGGCGGGACCATGGCTGATGCTATTCTAGACCGGATCGTACATAAATCTATTCGTATTGATACTGGGAACATGAACATGAGGGAACATTTCTCCACCAAATAA
- a CDS encoding IS91 family transposase produces the protein MNKITIKMILEHKWYEFKDKLSYRLPKDMREHIFNVVEKSLHCGEINKGYAEYMCFNCGESIKVGFTCKSKFCVKCGRLYTLKWVEKQQENMLNVVHRHSVFTIPEELRNYFYKRREMLKDLMDGVYQVIDYWYKKHKGKSYEVGVIAVIHTFGRDLKWNPHVHALVTEGAINNKYSWWKPVEYIPYEYLRKSWQKIVLDIIKKYFKDYKTRKLISTLYRVYKDGFYVNADRALTDMKKATKYIGRYLARAAIAEYRIESYDGENVTFWYEDHDTGEHIKVTLDVLTFIGKLVQQIHKKGFKCVRRYGLYSRKKNALAKEIIHLYKFVKQLKISDILNRKKKQEKKRWKQRIIETFDRNPLECRKCKKEMELWKIWHDDYGLIYDIRESTYKEDKPDGSNRRILLRTQSNRERNCVQISMPQVRFRRVGPSLCGR, from the coding sequence ATGAATAAGATAACCATAAAAATGATTCTGGAACATAAATGGTATGAATTCAAAGATAAGTTATCATATAGATTGCCTAAAGATATGCGAGAGCATATCTTTAATGTCGTTGAAAAATCTCTTCATTGTGGAGAAATTAATAAAGGTTACGCTGAGTACATGTGTTTCAATTGTGGAGAGAGTATTAAAGTAGGGTTCACTTGTAAAAGTAAGTTCTGTGTGAAATGTGGAAGGCTATACACGCTGAAATGGGTAGAAAAGCAGCAAGAGAATATGCTAAATGTAGTACATAGACATAGCGTATTTACTATACCTGAGGAACTTAGAAATTATTTTTATAAAAGAAGAGAGATGCTTAAAGACCTGATGGACGGAGTCTATCAAGTAATTGACTATTGGTACAAAAAACATAAGGGCAAGAGTTATGAGGTGGGTGTAATAGCGGTAATTCATACTTTTGGACGAGACTTAAAATGGAATCCTCATGTGCATGCACTTGTTACGGAAGGGGCTATTAACAATAAATATAGCTGGTGGAAGCCGGTAGAATATATACCATATGAATACCTAAGGAAGTCTTGGCAAAAAATTGTTTTAGATATCATAAAGAAATATTTTAAGGATTATAAAACTAGAAAATTAATTAGTACCTTGTACAGGGTATATAAAGATGGTTTTTATGTTAATGCAGACAGAGCCCTTACAGATATGAAAAAAGCCACTAAATACATAGGGAGATATCTTGCAAGAGCTGCGATAGCAGAGTATAGAATTGAAAGCTATGATGGTGAGAATGTAACCTTTTGGTACGAAGACCATGATACCGGTGAACATATAAAAGTTACATTGGATGTATTAACGTTCATTGGAAAGCTGGTACAACAAATTCATAAAAAAGGCTTTAAGTGCGTTAGAAGGTATGGTCTATATTCAAGGAAGAAAAATGCTTTGGCTAAAGAAATAATACACTTGTATAAGTTTGTTAAACAGTTAAAGATTTCAGATATTCTAAATAGAAAAAAGAAACAAGAAAAAAAGAGGTGGAAGCAGAGAATAATAGAGACTTTTGATAGAAATCCATTAGAATGCAGAAAGTGTAAAAAAGAAATGGAATTATGGAAAATCTGGCATGATGACTATGGTTTGATATATGATATAAGGGAATCAACCTATAAGGAGGATAAACCAGATGGATCCAATAGACGAATATTATTACGAACTCAATCCAATAGAGAAAGAAATTGTGTACAAATATCAATGCCGCAAGTGCGGTTTCGAAGAGTGGGCCCCAGCCTTTGTGGTAGATGA
- a CDS encoding ATP-binding protein, whose protein sequence is MEKLELIKGCAKTLKLNNLSANASTIIENADVNDLSYQDLLLDILKSEVNLKEKKAQERLLKNAGFPIIKRIEDFDLNFQKSITPRQINRLLELEWIDRMFNLIFLGPPGVGKTHLAIAMGLKAVEDGYRVSFVSMDNLMHVLKTQDISRKSKGKVNSILSSSLVIIDELGYLPINKEEANLFFQLISALHEQASIIITSN, encoded by the coding sequence ATGGAAAAATTAGAATTGATAAAGGGTTGCGCAAAAACACTTAAACTTAACAATTTAAGTGCTAACGCATCAACAATAATTGAAAACGCTGATGTTAATGACTTATCGTATCAAGATTTGCTACTGGATATACTTAAGAGTGAAGTAAATCTAAAAGAGAAGAAGGCTCAAGAAAGGCTACTTAAAAATGCCGGGTTTCCTATAATTAAGCGCATAGAAGATTTTGATTTAAACTTTCAGAAGTCTATAACACCTAGACAAATTAACAGGCTCTTGGAACTAGAATGGATAGATAGGATGTTTAATCTTATCTTCCTAGGGCCTCCAGGTGTGGGAAAAACCCACCTTGCTATCGCAATGGGGTTAAAAGCCGTTGAGGACGGCTATAGGGTTAGTTTTGTTTCAATGGATAATCTTATGCATGTACTAAAAACTCAAGATATATCAAGAAAAAGTAAAGGTAAAGTCAATAGCATACTATCTTCTAGCCTTGTCATAATTGATGAATTAGGATACCTTCCTATAAACAAAGAAGAAGCAAATCTGTTCTTTCAGTTAATATCTGCACTTCATGAGCAGGCTTCGATAATAATCACGTCTAATTGA
- the istA gene encoding IS21 family transposase encodes MKGWKVFAEIQELKRKGLNKSQVERIMNINYKTVTKYWNMKPEEYAELVKEAKNRAKKLDKYKSDILSWIREFRDISTAQIHDWLRERYGELDFKDRTLRWYVKKLRKDFNLPKAARDRQYMEVPELPMGYQAQVDFGQAWLHRPDGSRIKLYCFAMVLSHSRFKYVYWLDKPFTTATFIEAHDRAFEYFGGMPKEIVYDQDRILAVDENFGDVVYTEEFQNYINLMRFKTRLCRAYDPESKGKVEAVVKFVKYNFAIHRVFVDIDSFNEDCLKWLDRTGNGKVHDITKKVPAEVLVSERQHLQPVPQSIDKKSNDTSLIYSVRKNNIVFYKQNRYQVPKGTYEPGKQVKLVLKDNSLDIVDLETGEIIAHHVISSKKGELVKLNHPERYISKTTEEMYFKALTVLGGTESAKTLLDNIRKERSRYAKDQLGVIVKAASNYDEESVKKAIEYCVSRRLWSAGMFKDTLEHFSMKNSENSSKKPTLNNSSIPSKCKGVKTEIRAISEYTMALKEDNREWKN; translated from the coding sequence ATGAAGGGATGGAAAGTGTTTGCTGAAATACAAGAACTTAAAAGGAAAGGATTGAACAAATCTCAAGTAGAGAGAATAATGAATATCAACTACAAGACAGTAACGAAATACTGGAATATGAAGCCAGAAGAATATGCAGAATTAGTGAAGGAGGCAAAGAACAGAGCAAAGAAATTAGACAAGTACAAAAGTGATATACTTTCGTGGATAAGAGAATTTAGAGATATATCAACGGCTCAGATCCATGATTGGTTAAGAGAACGTTATGGAGAGTTAGATTTTAAGGACAGAACACTGAGATGGTATGTTAAGAAGTTAAGAAAAGACTTTAACCTGCCGAAGGCAGCACGTGATAGGCAATATATGGAGGTACCAGAATTGCCCATGGGATATCAAGCACAAGTAGACTTTGGACAGGCTTGGCTTCATCGGCCTGACGGCTCGAGGATAAAACTTTACTGCTTTGCTATGGTACTCTCTCATTCAAGATTTAAGTATGTATATTGGTTGGATAAGCCTTTTACTACGGCAACTTTCATTGAGGCTCATGATAGAGCATTTGAGTATTTTGGAGGTATGCCGAAGGAAATAGTTTATGACCAGGATAGAATACTTGCAGTAGATGAAAATTTCGGCGACGTTGTGTACACCGAAGAATTTCAAAACTATATTAATCTAATGCGGTTTAAGACTAGGCTCTGTCGAGCCTATGACCCGGAAAGCAAAGGTAAAGTAGAAGCAGTAGTTAAGTTTGTTAAATATAACTTTGCTATACATAGAGTGTTCGTAGACATAGATTCTTTCAATGAGGATTGCCTGAAATGGCTTGACAGGACTGGGAATGGAAAGGTACATGATATAACGAAAAAGGTACCAGCAGAAGTGCTCGTTTCGGAGAGACAACACTTACAACCAGTACCTCAATCAATTGATAAAAAATCCAATGATACTAGTTTAATCTATAGCGTGAGAAAAAACAATATTGTTTTTTATAAACAAAATAGATATCAAGTGCCGAAAGGAACTTACGAACCTGGAAAACAGGTGAAACTAGTACTTAAAGATAACTCATTGGATATAGTAGATTTAGAAACCGGAGAGATTATAGCACATCATGTTATAAGCAGTAAAAAAGGTGAATTGGTTAAACTTAATCATCCGGAAAGATATATAAGTAAAACTACTGAAGAAATGTACTTTAAAGCACTCACAGTGCTTGGTGGCACGGAAAGTGCCAAGACACTTCTAGATAATATAAGAAAGGAAAGATCAAGGTATGCTAAGGATCAATTAGGTGTTATAGTTAAGGCTGCGTCTAATTATGATGAAGAGTCTGTAAAAAAGGCAATAGAGTATTGTGTAAGCCGAAGGCTCTGGAGTGCCGGAATGTTTAAGGATACACTTGAACATTTTAGTATGAAAAATAGTGAAAATTCAAGCAAGAAACCTACTTTAAACAATTCCTCCATCCCTTCAAAGTGCAAGGGTGTAAAGACAGAAATTAGAGCAATAAGTGAGTATACAATGGCTTTGAAGGAGGATAATAGAGAATGGAAAAATTAG
- the tnpC gene encoding IS66 family transposase, with protein MSKTEVKSFNLENYSRKELEDAFIKLSIEKEQAELRLKWYEEQYKLNKQRLFGKSSEKNIDGQINMPIFNEAESERQPFTAEPNLDDCAKQQQSSSKAKKLKGKREKDLSDLPKQIVEYKLSAEEQVCSQCGGQLHEVRSEIRRELEVIPAQIIVKEIHSMIYSCRKCEKEDITVPMISAPTPKPVIKGSIASPSIIAYIMTRKYVDATPLYRQEQEYKRRGLPVNRQNMANWIIRAAQDWLNPLYLRLRKYLTDYDVAHADETELEVLNEPGREATTRSYMWMYRTGNGHEPIVLYDYQPSRAGDNAKTFLNGFKGYLHVDAYDGYDKLLKDSKAGGAMEVTLVACFAHARRYFTDTLKAVTDKESYMYTSAYQGVKYIDEMFKLEEELSSLSSEDRYDERLSKLKPMLEAYFSWIEKEHALALPKSSYGKAVNYSFNQKDKLMSILKDGRLELSNNRAERAIKPFVIGRKNWLFANTPQGAKASAVTYSIIETAKENDLNPFEYLKYLFEQFPNVDINDSEVLDSLLPWSSTLPKYCKSKQV; from the coding sequence ATGAGTAAAACAGAAGTAAAATCATTTAACTTAGAGAATTACAGTCGTAAAGAGCTAGAGGATGCCTTCATAAAACTCAGCATTGAAAAGGAGCAGGCTGAGCTTAGACTAAAATGGTATGAAGAGCAATACAAGCTCAACAAGCAGAGACTATTTGGTAAATCCAGTGAAAAGAATATAGATGGTCAGATTAACATGCCAATATTTAACGAGGCTGAAAGTGAGCGACAGCCTTTTACTGCTGAGCCTAATTTAGATGATTGTGCAAAGCAACAACAATCTTCATCCAAGGCTAAAAAGCTTAAAGGAAAACGTGAAAAAGATCTTTCAGATCTTCCTAAGCAAATAGTTGAATATAAGCTCTCAGCTGAAGAACAGGTTTGTTCTCAATGTGGCGGTCAACTCCATGAGGTGCGTTCCGAAATCCGCAGAGAGCTGGAGGTCATCCCGGCACAAATTATCGTAAAAGAAATCCACAGCATGATTTATTCCTGTCGGAAATGTGAAAAGGAAGATATAACTGTCCCAATGATTTCGGCGCCAACCCCTAAGCCTGTCATTAAGGGAAGTATAGCATCCCCTTCTATAATAGCATATATCATGACTAGGAAATATGTAGATGCTACTCCTCTTTATAGGCAGGAACAAGAATACAAGCGGCGTGGTTTACCAGTTAACCGTCAAAACATGGCTAACTGGATTATTCGGGCTGCACAAGATTGGCTGAATCCTTTGTACCTGCGTCTACGTAAATACCTTACGGACTATGATGTAGCTCATGCGGACGAAACAGAACTAGAAGTTCTCAATGAGCCGGGCCGTGAGGCCACAACAAGGTCTTATATGTGGATGTACCGTACAGGCAATGGGCATGAGCCTATTGTTCTATACGATTATCAGCCATCAAGGGCAGGAGATAATGCCAAAACCTTCTTAAATGGATTTAAGGGTTATCTTCATGTTGATGCCTATGACGGTTATGACAAACTTTTGAAAGATTCCAAAGCCGGCGGTGCCATGGAAGTTACTCTCGTAGCGTGCTTCGCACATGCAAGGAGGTATTTCACTGATACCTTAAAGGCAGTGACTGATAAAGAAAGCTACATGTATACCTCTGCTTATCAAGGAGTCAAATATATTGATGAAATGTTTAAGCTTGAGGAAGAACTATCAAGTTTGTCATCTGAAGACCGGTATGATGAACGCCTTAGCAAACTTAAACCAATGCTAGAGGCTTATTTCTCATGGATTGAAAAGGAACACGCTCTTGCACTACCCAAATCAAGTTACGGGAAAGCTGTCAATTACTCATTCAATCAGAAGGATAAACTGATGAGTATACTCAAAGATGGCAGGCTGGAACTTAGCAATAACCGCGCCGAAAGGGCAATAAAGCCATTTGTCATTGGGAGAAAAAATTGGCTGTTCGCCAATACTCCGCAGGGAGCAAAGGCAAGTGCAGTTACTTATAGTATTATTGAAACTGCAAAGGAAAATGATCTTAATCCTTTTGAATACTTAAAATACTTATTTGAGCAGTTTCCAAATGTTGATATAAATGATTCTGAAGTTTTAGATTCTTTATTGCCTTGGTCATCTACCTTACCTAAATACTGTAAATCAAAACAAGTATAG
- a CDS encoding helix-turn-helix domain-containing protein: MTTFGTRFKQLRMERKLTQEKLAEMFYLNKSSISRYENDIQIPEMPALEAFAEFFDVSVDYLLGKTDVRKLDELKIPPGFLRVAKEAQKNGLTPEDVKFAIDWLIKARQRDEEAQKRRDK, encoded by the coding sequence ATGACAACATTCGGCACAAGATTCAAACAACTTCGTATGGAAAGAAAGCTTACTCAGGAAAAATTGGCTGAAATGTTTTATCTCAACAAGAGTTCTATATCAAGATACGAAAATGATATACAGATTCCTGAAATGCCTGCCTTAGAGGCCTTTGCTGAATTCTTTGACGTATCTGTAGATTATCTGCTGGGTAAAACTGATGTTAGAAAGCTTGATGAGCTGAAAATTCCTCCGGGTTTTCTGAGGGTTGCAAAGGAAGCCCAGAAAAACGGTCTTACACCGGAAGATGTGAAATTTGCTATTGACTGGCTGATAAAAGCCCGTCAAAGAGATGAGGAGGCTCAGAAGAGACGTGATAAATAG